Genomic window (Arachis hypogaea cultivar Tifrunner chromosome 13, arahy.Tifrunner.gnm2.J5K5, whole genome shotgun sequence):
GCTGCATTGCGTGTGTGGGAACCTGTTGCTATAAGCTACGAATTTATGGCATAAACTTGAAGAAATCAACATAAAtacaccaaaaaaagaaaaagattgaaagaaaagaaaataaatgaagatcATAAAAAAGATCCAACTATAAGAGGGGTTCTGAGAGCTCCATTTCGTTAGAAGCCTCCTGTTGCGTTTCAGGCCGATGCTGAACTCCTACAAAGTCCATGCCAAGCCACTGCCATGGCCAGCATACATATCTAGGCCTGTTTTGACCCCTTGAATCTTCCCGGTTCTCAAACTCTTCGAGCTGATGAGTAAGCTCCTCCACTCTGTCCCTTAGTCTAGATGCCCTCAAGTCTGCCAACTTGAGAGATTTCTCAGCCGCATCTCTTGCAGCCATGGCAGCAGCTGCAGTCTCTTCTTTGAATTTTAGTTTCTTCTCTGACTCTAACATGGATTGCTTTGCTTCTTCAAGTTCCTGCTTCAGTGCTGACAACTAGAAATTTGAAACCAACAATTATGACTAGGAATACGAATAGTGGAATACATAGTAAACCAATTACTAAATGGGTCTATACTACAAGCCAAAGAAGAGGATCCGGGCAATAAGCATTGGTGCTCTGATGAGCATACAATAACAAAAGGAAACAGTTAAAAGTAGAAAAGGATTGGATGGGAATTTAACAGCAGGAATTGGGAGAGGGTCTCTCAAATACCCCTGGCTGTACCTATAATTGTCTTCCTCTACGTCAACCCAGATTCCAGAGAACAAATAGGTGATGACATGCACTCGTTCTTTTCCCACGTTAACTCTGAACCAGTACTATCAGAAGATTTGCAGCGTACTTGCTGGACTTTTTACTTATTTGGGTTGATCTTTACTTCGTTTTAAACCCAGTTTGAAAAGCATCATTATTGATCATTGATTTTTACTATAAAGCAATAGTTTTTTGCTTTTACAGTTGGTGTAACATTTATGTCTCAGTCTTTATACCAAAGGTAAAAGATCACTTCAGTTCCAAATAACTTGTATGAAAAATCAACTTTAACAGGGCAAGTTTGCAAATGCAGAACAAAACACAAATAATTTCATTAAACACTGATCATAGTAGGAGGTTTTGTATCGCAACTTAAAATAGCAACCTGCTATATTTACAGTAATAAATTTGTCCAGCATAAGTGTAATGATATTGAATGAATgcacaaaatatgattctagattGCAGTAATGGAATTCATGGAAACAAGGTATGACTATCAATCAGAATTCATTTTTAATCAACTGCGAATATTGAAATACTCACTTCACCATTTCACAACTGAAGGAAGAGATAGAGCGAGAACTGCTCTCAAAAGTGATTTTTCAACTATGTTCTATGAAACCCTCCACATATAGCAAACATGGAAACAAATATTGCTAACATACCTGTGCCACAAATTCTTGTTCAACACCTCTACCTGCAGCAGCTTCTTGCTCTGCTGCCACTTTCCATCTGTTAATTTCTTCTTCGGCAGCAGCAATGTCCATCATTAGCCCCTCAATCTACAACACACAAATTGACCAACTTGATACTTGCTTAAAACAAATACCAACAATCAAATATCCCACCCTAATCATCCACTGTAGGGCCAAGACAAGTCTACGTTctacaccatatatatatatcagaatAAAACCAACCATTGTCATGGAAACTAGATAAAATTAAGCTTACAGTCACATATCTAAACTTACATTTTCATTAGCTACTCTCTCCTTCTCTTCAAGTTCCTCTATCCGGAGCATTCTATGGTCAAGCTCTTTAGCTTGAGCTTCTATGTGCTGCTTAAGTAAACTCAACTCTGCCCTTAATGCAGTtaagaaaacacaaaaaattaaagattaagtcAGCGCAACTAGGAAACCAAATAAGCAAGTTTTTCAGTGAACAATGGGAATAAGGTTAAGATTTTCATTTATCAACCTCCAAATAGGAAACCTAGAAAATAACACCGGATTTGGTTCTGATTAATGTTAAGTACCTTAATTCGTCGACAGTGTGGTGGAGATTAATGATTTCAAGCTGAGATGACTTTACAACATGCTCCAATGCTCCAGCCTGTGCACAATGTAGGCATAAAGAACTCATTAACTCCAAGGAACCTTAAAAGCTGCAAACTGAGATGAAAACAATTTGtttcaccaagaatcaagaaACAAAATGAACACTTCACCAGAGAGTATATTTCGTCCTCCTCTTTTTCAGTTAACTCTGTCTTGTCATTTGAAACTGCATCGTTTCCATCCCCAAGAACCTTACTGAATTTGAAATCTATCCCAGCCTCCCTCAATCCATTCTCTGCAGCCTTAAACAGCTCATTCTTTCTCGAAGATGGATCGGATTTCATCCTCTTTGACAAAGCACTCCTTAGTAAGGAGCCAATTTGATCCTTTTCCTTAACTAAACGAGTTACGGTCTCATCCAATCTCTTAATTTCACGATCCTTATCCTCAATCAAATCCTTTGCCTTTTGAACAACAATCCTAGTCAACTCAAATATAGACTCCATGCCAGCCAAAGAGGCACGTATATTCTCCTCAACATCAGTTTCTTGCGGCACAAACAACGACTCAGAAAGCTCCGAGCTATTCTGATCATCTAATATCCTAACAACATTACAAATTTGATTATGAATCTTTGAAACAAAGCTCAACTGATCAATCAACAATGGCCGCATTGACTCCATCCTCGCCTCCAATTTACTCAACTTATCCTCACACTCAACAAGAAACTCCTTCAACCGTGATGCTTCACCTTGTCCCTCCCTCAACTTCTCCTTCATCTCATGTTCCATCTCGCTCAACTTGCTATCCCTATCAGCCAAGTCCTTCTCCAAACCCTCAATTGAGGAACCTTGCTTTGCAACCTCATCCCTGAGTCCACTAATTGTTGCTTCAAGCTGAGAAACCTCAATGGCAATCTCGTAATTCCGCTGCTCCATCTGTTCCCTAGTCTCGTTCCTAGACTTCAAAGTCGCATCGTTCTGTTTCAAGAGCTCTTCAACGATCTCGTTGGATCTCTTGATCACACCATAAGCCACGGCTGCGAGGCCGGTGTACTTCTGCGACCGTGGAAGCCCATTAGGCCCGAAATTCTTGAAGCTGCTGACCTTGGCGGAAATCTTCTCCATACCAGTCTCAAGCATGTGCCTTGAATT
Coding sequences:
- the LOC112792165 gene encoding uncharacterized protein At3g49055 yields the protein MAAAGNEDADAVLSDVEDEAGDPGPIATKAPSPEDVSVEKLRELLGELDRERQARLAAENSRSELQVSFNRLKALAQEAIKKRDEFARHRDDAVRERDEALRKNDAVSLELAESKKAKDEVAKQLEEVARDRDSLRSEIGNSRHMLETGMEKISAKVSSFKNFGPNGLPRSQKYTGLAAVAYGVIKRSNEIVEELLKQNDATLKSRNETREQMEQRNYEIAIEVSQLEATISGLRDEVAKQGSSIEGLEKDLADRDSKLSEMEHEMKEKLREGQGEASRLKEFLVECEDKLSKLEARMESMRPLLIDQLSFVSKIHNQICNVVRILDDQNSSELSESLFVPQETDVEENIRASLAGMESIFELTRIVVQKAKDLIEDKDREIKRLDETVTRLVKEKDQIGSLLRSALSKRMKSDPSSRKNELFKAAENGLREAGIDFKFSKVLGDGNDAVSNDKTELTEKEEDEIYSLAGALEHVVKSSQLEIINLHHTVDELRAELSLLKQHIEAQAKELDHRMLRIEELEEKERVANENIEGLMMDIAAAEEEINRWKVAAEQEAAAGRGVEQEFVAQLSALKQELEEAKQSMLESEKKLKFKEETAAAAMAARDAAEKSLKLADLRASRLRDRVEELTHQLEEFENREDSRGQNRPRYVCWPWQWLGMDFVGVQHRPETQQEASNEMELSEPLL